The following is a genomic window from Chryseobacterium ginsenosidimutans.
TCATTATGTATTTCAGGCTTTTTGTCTGTTTTTACAAATACATAAAATTTTCCGTCAGCTTCTACAATCGCTTCATTAGGAATTGCAGGAGTAGTTGTTTTATCAAGACTTACAATTCCTGTGACATTCATTCCGTCAATTAGCCCTGTTTTGTTTCCTGTAACATTGGCATGAACAGAAATCGTTTTGCTGTCATTTTCAAACGAAGAACCGATACTGTAAATGGCTGCATCATATTCAATTTCAGGATTATTGGTTAATTTAAAGTGAACAATCTGCCCGATTCTCATTTTAGGCAAATCTTTTTCAAAAACCTGTAAATCAAGATGAATAGAATTGTTATCAATAATTTCGGCAACAGGTGAAGAAGCATCTACATAGCTTCCAATCTGTGAAGAAATACTGCTGATTGTTCCGCTAATGGGAGCAGTAATTACTAAACCCGATCTCATATTTCCGTTATTCACTTTACCCGGACTGATTCCCATCATTTGAAGCTGTCGCAAAAGAGATGCCTTTTTTGTTCTTAACGTTTTCAATTCTGCATCTGCACTTTGAAGATTTTTCTTTGCCCCTGCATCGTTATCGAAAAGTTCCCTTTGCCTTCTATACTCCTGTTCTGCATAAGTAATCCTGCTATTTACCGTTAAATAATCCTCCTGCAGCGTAATAAACTCAGAATTGGAAATCGTTGCTATGACCTGTCCTTTTTTCACAAAACTTCCGACCTGTACATTTAAAGTTTTGATAATTCCGCCGTAAAGAGAAGTGACCGTGGCTTTATTATTGTTCGGAACCCTTAACAATCCGTTGGCTTTAATAGTGGAATTTAATTCCTTCATTTCAATAGTTCCCAAAATAATTCCGACCGCTTTTATCTGTTCTTCGGTTAATGAAGCGATTGTTTGTGGAGTTTCTTCATGATTTTCTTCTGCCTGTTCCGTTTTCTCTTCCGAATTGTCAGAAACCTCTTTTTTATTACAACTTAAAGTAAAAATTGCTATGATTAAAAGATATATGATTTTGTATTTCAGTTTCATATTATTTATTAATGATTGAATTGATAGTAATAACAGATTCATTAACCTGCTGAATAGATTCTAAATATTTTAATTGAATATTGGTCGCAGTCTGCAACGCGAAAAGATATTCCATGTAAGAAATTTCTCCTGTTTTATAACCTAATTGTGCCGCTTTTACAATTTTTTCAGCATTAGGAATTGCCTGACTGACATAATAGTCATACCGCTGAACATCCTGTTCATATTGGTTAAATGCATTTTCCAATTGGGTCAAAAGCTGTTTTTGTGTTTGTTTTGCATTCGTTTCTGCAACTTGTTTTTGATATTCCAAAGATTGAATTCTTGCTTTTGCAGCACCGAAAGTCAATGGAATTGCAACTCCAACCGTCACAGAGTTGAATCGGTTTCCAGCATTGTAAAACTGTTCCTGTCCGTTTCGTGTATGAAATCCGATCAATGACTGATTGGTGTAGCCTAAGCTGAATTCCGGAAGACCCTGAGATTTTTCAACGTTTTTATTTTTTTCTGCAATTACCATTTCTTGGTAAAAAGATTTCACTGTGGGATTGTTCGCTATTGCGGTACTGCCCAAGATGTTTTCTGCTTTTAAAGGTTGGTAATTTTTATTCAATGAGATTTCGAAATTTTCGGACGTATTTAAAAGTGTTTTAAAATTTTTATAAGCATTTATTAAATACACTTCATTTTGCCTTAGCAGTAATTCAATTTCACCTTTTTGAGTTTCTGCCGTATTAATTTCAATTTTTTTAATATCTCCCGCCTTAAATCTTACCGTTGCAATCCTTATAAAATCTTGATACAGACTGTCGAGACTTTTTAATTTTAATTGATTGTACTGCAAATATTCAATTTGATAATAATATGTGCGAACCTGTTTCATTAATTCATTTGCAGTAATCTCTTTATCAATCTGTTTGCTTTTAATATTTTCATTAATCAATTCTTTTCTTGCCTTAAATAAAGTCGGAAAAGGAATACTTTGTGAGATTGAAAATGACTGATCGAATTTCGGACTGTTGTATTGCCCCAGCTGAGCATCAAAATTCAGTTTTGGTAGCTCATTTGCCGTTCCTTTCAATGCTTCTGCAGATTTTATGCTTAAATTTTTTGATTTTAAACTTAAATTATTATTGACTGCCATTTCCATTGCATTTTCAATAGAAATGGATTGTATTTGTGCTTTAAAAGTTGATCCTAAGAACAGAAATCCCAGAACTAAAGCTGATGTTACCGGCTTTATTTTAATTTTTTTAATCGAAATTTTCGAATTAAAAATAATGTACAACATTGGTAAAACAAATAAAGTAAGTAAAGTCGCTGTGATCAAACCGCCAATAACAACCGTTGCCAAAGGTTTCTGTACTTCCGCTCCGGCTCTCGTAGAAATTGCCATCGGTAAAAATCCTAAAGATGCGACTGTTGCAGTCATTAAAACAGGTCTTAATCTGATTTTTGTTCCTTCGAATACTCTTCTTAAAATATTCTTTTCACCTTCTTTTTCTAATTGGTTGAACGTTCCGATTAAAACAATTCCATTAAGAACAGCAACACCAAAAAGAGCGATGAAGCCGATTCCTGCACTGATACTGAAAGGCATATCCCGAAAAAGTAAGGCAAAAACACCTCCGATTGCACTCATCGGAATGGCTGTGAAAATTAAAGCCGCCTGTTTAAACGAATGAAAAGTGAAATACAACAGCATGAAAATCAACAACAAAGAAATAGGAACTGCAATCATTAAACGTTTGCTTGCAGCCTGTAAATTTTCAAACTGACCTCCGTACGTAAAATAATAACCTGATGGTAATTTCACTTTATCCAATTTTACCTGAATATCTTTCACAACACTTTCTACATCACGGTTTTTCACATTAAACCCAATAACAATTCTACGTTTTCCTTCTTCACGACTGATTTGTGCCGGACCAAGCTTATAACCGATATTTGCCACTTGAGAAAGCGGAATCTGTGCTCCTGAATTGGTAGAAATCATTAAATTATTAACATCATCAATATTCGTTCTGTGAAGACTGTCGAGACGGACAACCAGATCGAAACGTCTTTCATTTTCGAAAACCTGGCCTGCACTTTTTCCTGCAAAAGCAGTACTTACGGCATTATTTACATCTTCTATATTCAAACCGTAATTTGCCATTCGTATTCTGTCATATTCCACATTGATCTGCGGAAGCCCGCTTATACGCTCGATCTGTGGAGAAGTCACTCCGTCAACAGACTGAATGATTTTTCCGACTTTATCTGCATAAATTGACAACGAATCTAGATTTTCACCAAAAATTTTCACGGCGACATCCTGGCGGATTCCGGTCATTAATTCATTAAAACGCATCTGGATCGGTTGATTCTTTTCAAAAAACACTCCTGGAATTACTTCTAATTTTTCGATAATTTCATCTGCAAGTTCTTCATAAGATTTCTTTGTTTTCCATTCACTTTGAGGTTTTAAAACAACAATTAAGTCTGAAGCTTCAGGCGGCATCGGGTCTGTCGGAACTTCTGCCGAGCCTGTTTTCCCGACAACCATTTTTACCTCATCGAAACTTTTAATAATTCTTGAAGCCTGCATCGATGTTTCAATACTCTGGCTTAATGAACTTCCTTGTGGCAAAATGCAATGCAACGCATAATCACCTTCCTGCAACTGAGGAATAAATTCACCACCCATACTTTTAAAAATGAAAATTGTAACGATAAAAACAGCAACCGTTGCGGAAACAATAATATATTTAACCTTAATGGCTTTCTGTAATAATGGCTGATAAATACTTTGAAGTTTATTCATCATTTTATCCGAGAAAGTATCCTTCTTAGATATTTTTTTAGACAAAAACAATGCACTCATCATCGGAATGTAGGTCAGAGACAATATTAAGGCTCCTAAAATTGCAAAACCAACCGTTTTTGCCATCGGTGTGAACATTTTCCCCTCAACTCCAGCCAAGGTAAGAATCGGGATATAAACAATCAGAATAATTATTTCTCCAAAAGCTGCACTGCTTCTTATTTTTGAGGCAGAAAAAAAAACTTCTTCATCCATCTCATTTTGAGTAAGCATTTGGGTAGACTTTCTTAAACCTAAATGATGAAGAGTAGCTTCAACAATAATTACTGCTCCGTCGACAATTAAACCGAAATCGATGGCTCCAAGACTCATTAAATTAGCACTTACCCCGAAAACATTCATCATCCCCAAAGCAAATAATAGTGATAGGGGAATCGCAGAAGCCACAATTAACCCGGCCCGAAAATTCCCAAGGAACATAACTAAAACAAAAATGACAATCAAAGCGCCTTCAATTAAGTTTTTTTCTACGGTTTTCATCGCTCTATCTACCAAATCGGTTCTATCGAGAAATGGTTCTATGACAATATCATCCGGAAGCGACTTTTGAATTGTGGGAATCTTTTCTTTGATATTATTAACAACTTTATTACTGTTTGCCCCTTTCAGCATCATAACAACTCCTCCGACAGCATCTACATTTCCGTTGTATGTCATTGCACCGTAACGAACTGTGCTTCCAAAGTACACTTCTGCAACATCTTTTATAAAAATCGGAACACTTCCGGTTTCATTTTTTACAGCAATATTTTTTACGTCATCTAAAGAAGTTACAACTCCAATTCCCCGGATGAAGTAAGCATTGGGCTTTTTATCAATATAAGCTCCTCCTGTATTCTGATTGTTTTTTTCTAAAGCGGTAAAAATATCCGTTATACTTACTCCCATTGCTTTCAGGCGATTGGGATCTATAGCAACTTCATATTGCTTTAACTGTCCTCCAAAACTATTAACTTCTGCAACTCCGGGAGTTCCGTTGAGCTGTCTTCGCACGATCCAGTCCTGCATTGTACGAAGTTCTTTAGGATTATATTTATTCTCACTTCCTTTTTTCGGATGAAGAATATATTGATAAACTTCGCCTAAACCCGTACTTACAGGCGCAAGCTCAGGAGTGCCGATTCCTTTTGGTATTTCTTCAGCAGCTTCTTTTAATTTTTCATTAATTAACTGACGGGCAAAATACACGTCTACATTTTCTTTAAAAACAACCGTAATCACCGACAATCCGAATCTTGAAATACTTCTCGTTTCTTCTATATCAGGAACATTCGCAATACTTTGCTCAATAGGAAATGTGACCAGTTGTTCGACTTCCTGTCCCGCTAAAGTAGGACAAGCTGTAATGATCTGAACCTGGTTATTGGTAATATCGGGAACCGCATCAATCGGTAATCTGGTGGCGCTCCAAATGCCCCAAATAATCAAAAGCAAGGTCATTATACCAATAAAGATCTTATTTTTGATACTAAATTTTATGATTTTATCTAACACAAATTGAGATTTAATTTGTGATTGCCTGTTATTTTTTATGCAAAGTGCACAAAATTTTCTTTAACAATTAAGTGTTTTTCTGATTAAGACACAAAGACAGGCAATCTATTATTTTTATTAATAAACTTTACATTTCATTCAAAATGAAATGCAAAAATACCATGAGAAGCTCTGCAACAATATTGCAAAGTTTTAGATATTAAAAAAATTAATGAAAATTAAATCTTAGGTGGTTGCCAAATATGATCGTAAACCTGATAAGCAAAATTATTCTTATGGAAAAGAATCTTCTTTGAAAAATATGCTTGAATCTGAGTAGGAACTTC
Proteins encoded in this region:
- a CDS encoding CusA/CzcA family heavy metal efflux RND transporter → MLDKIIKFSIKNKIFIGIMTLLLIIWGIWSATRLPIDAVPDITNNQVQIITACPTLAGQEVEQLVTFPIEQSIANVPDIEETRSISRFGLSVITVVFKENVDVYFARQLINEKLKEAAEEIPKGIGTPELAPVSTGLGEVYQYILHPKKGSENKYNPKELRTMQDWIVRRQLNGTPGVAEVNSFGGQLKQYEVAIDPNRLKAMGVSITDIFTALEKNNQNTGGAYIDKKPNAYFIRGIGVVTSLDDVKNIAVKNETGSVPIFIKDVAEVYFGSTVRYGAMTYNGNVDAVGGVVMMLKGANSNKVVNNIKEKIPTIQKSLPDDIVIEPFLDRTDLVDRAMKTVEKNLIEGALIVIFVLVMFLGNFRAGLIVASAIPLSLLFALGMMNVFGVSANLMSLGAIDFGLIVDGAVIIVEATLHHLGLRKSTQMLTQNEMDEEVFFSASKIRSSAAFGEIIILIVYIPILTLAGVEGKMFTPMAKTVGFAILGALILSLTYIPMMSALFLSKKISKKDTFSDKMMNKLQSIYQPLLQKAIKVKYIIVSATVAVFIVTIFIFKSMGGEFIPQLQEGDYALHCILPQGSSLSQSIETSMQASRIIKSFDEVKMVVGKTGSAEVPTDPMPPEASDLIVVLKPQSEWKTKKSYEELADEIIEKLEVIPGVFFEKNQPIQMRFNELMTGIRQDVAVKIFGENLDSLSIYADKVGKIIQSVDGVTSPQIERISGLPQINVEYDRIRMANYGLNIEDVNNAVSTAFAGKSAGQVFENERRFDLVVRLDSLHRTNIDDVNNLMISTNSGAQIPLSQVANIGYKLGPAQISREEGKRRIVIGFNVKNRDVESVVKDIQVKLDKVKLPSGYYFTYGGQFENLQAASKRLMIAVPISLLLIFMLLYFTFHSFKQAALIFTAIPMSAIGGVFALLFRDMPFSISAGIGFIALFGVAVLNGIVLIGTFNQLEKEGEKNILRRVFEGTKIRLRPVLMTATVASLGFLPMAISTRAGAEVQKPLATVVIGGLITATLLTLFVLPMLYIIFNSKISIKKIKIKPVTSALVLGFLFLGSTFKAQIQSISIENAMEMAVNNNLSLKSKNLSIKSAEALKGTANELPKLNFDAQLGQYNSPKFDQSFSISQSIPFPTLFKARKELINENIKSKQIDKEITANELMKQVRTYYYQIEYLQYNQLKLKSLDSLYQDFIRIATVRFKAGDIKKIEINTAETQKGEIELLLRQNEVYLINAYKNFKTLLNTSENFEISLNKNYQPLKAENILGSTAIANNPTVKSFYQEMVIAEKNKNVEKSQGLPEFSLGYTNQSLIGFHTRNGQEQFYNAGNRFNSVTVGVAIPLTFGAAKARIQSLEYQKQVAETNAKQTQKQLLTQLENAFNQYEQDVQRYDYYVSQAIPNAEKIVKAAQLGYKTGEISYMEYLFALQTATNIQLKYLESIQQVNESVITINSIINK
- a CDS encoding efflux RND transporter periplasmic adaptor subunit; this encodes MKLKYKIIYLLIIAIFTLSCNKKEVSDNSEEKTEQAEENHEETPQTIASLTEEQIKAVGIILGTIEMKELNSTIKANGLLRVPNNNKATVTSLYGGIIKTLNVQVGSFVKKGQVIATISNSEFITLQEDYLTVNSRITYAEQEYRRQRELFDNDAGAKKNLQSADAELKTLRTKKASLLRQLQMMGISPGKVNNGNMRSGLVITAPISGTISSISSQIGSYVDASSPVAEIIDNNSIHLDLQVFEKDLPKMRIGQIVHFKLTNNPEIEYDAAIYSIGSSFENDSKTISVHANVTGNKTGLIDGMNVTGIVSLDKTTTPAIPNEAIVEADGKFYVFVKTDKKPEIHNEESQEKEAESHTETKLKTINFEKVEVVKGSSDMGYTAITSVKEIFPDAKIATKGAFFINAKLTNSGEHEH